The following coding sequences lie in one Nitrospirota bacterium genomic window:
- the purL gene encoding phosphoribosylformylglycinamidine synthase, whose product MSLIRFYRTPALSGSKEKALLSLIQQKISSDIIELKTENCFYIEAAEPLTSDEMKVLKWLLSETFEQENFSDRSFLTPNPQPPTPAVVFEVGPRMNFTTAWSTNAVSVCRACGLTKIRRIERSRRYLLIFNQNTEHRTQNTDNFQFDPDFLSSLVTRHSSLFYDRMTECPYPKPLETFETGVKPEPVFVLPLIEKGPDVLREINREMGLGFDDWDIDYYYNLFVKDIGRNPTNVECFDLSQSNSEHSRHWFFKGKIVIDDVEMPLNLIELVKHPLDLNRRNSVIAFRDNSSSIRGYEIQTITPENPLAPSRFQKKRVVYDVIFTAETHNFPSGVAPFPGAETGTGGRLRDVEATGKGGLVIAGTAAYCVGNLLIPGYELPWEDQSFPYPGNLALPLEIEIQASNGASDYGNKFGEPVIQGFTRSFGMRLPNGERYEWLKPIMFTGGIGQMDARHIEKDKPQKGMLVVKIGGPAYRIGIGGGAASSMIQGENIAELDFNAVQRGDAEMEQKMNRVMRACVEMGDANPIVSIHDQGAGGNCNVVKEIIYPAGAKIEVRKIQLGDNTLSVLEIWGAEYQEQNALLLKPESVALFEKMCAREKVPYAVIGEITGDGFIVLYDENDKTTPVNLDLEKILGDMPQKTFQLERLPMQAQPLTFPWDSASKNDLALVTRQCLERVLRLLSVGSKRFLTNKVDRSVTGLIARQQCVGPLQLPLSNVAVIAQSHFGLTGAAISIGEQPVKTLLDPAAMARMSVGEALTNIVWAKISALEDIKCSGNWMWAAKLPGEGAKLYDAAVALSDILVKLGIAIDGGKDSLSMAAQVQKKSIEQRAKSLEEKEQTTEIVKSPGTLVISAYATCPDITKVITPDIKRPGQSKLIFIDLGKGKNRLGGSALAQVYNQIGNESPDVDDIKLLSLAFNAIQALIEKGLVLSGHDRSDGGLITTLLEMAFAGNCGIEIQGLGIGDRGSVNGSIAILFSEELGLVIEYLPERENEIISILKDVAVPHQIIGRTLTDKRIQVGLVTRHPSPVTVLNEDMRILRGIWEETSYQLERLQVNPSCADEEKENIYDRKGPQYVLQEGIRDWGLGIGKSASYQSPTPNPQSPRIAIVREEGSNSDREMTSAFYQAGFEPWDVTMTDFLEGRISLSGFRGVAFVGGFSYADVLDSAKGWAGAIRFNKKIWEEFQNFYHRKDTFSLGVCNGCQLMALLGWVPWQEIDGSKQPRFIHNVSGRFESRFSTVKILPSPAIMLKGMEGSSLGIWVAHGEGRAYFPDEAILKRIEKDDLAPVRYVDDDNEVTMKYPFNPNGSANGIASLCSPDGRHLAIMPHPERTFLKRNWPWMPEDWKQDLKASPWLRLFQNAREWCG is encoded by the coding sequence ATGAGCTTAATCCGCTTTTACAGAACACCGGCCCTTTCAGGATCAAAAGAGAAGGCGCTTTTGTCTCTTATTCAGCAAAAGATATCTTCTGATATCATAGAGCTGAAAACCGAAAATTGTTTCTATATAGAAGCTGCGGAGCCTCTGACTTCCGATGAAATGAAAGTCCTTAAATGGCTGCTGTCAGAAACATTTGAGCAGGAGAATTTTTCCGACAGAAGTTTTTTAACCCCCAACCCCCAACCCCCAACCCCTGCCGTTGTTTTCGAGGTTGGCCCCCGCATGAATTTTACAACCGCCTGGTCCACCAACGCCGTGTCTGTCTGCCGCGCCTGCGGTCTAACAAAGATCAGGCGGATTGAGCGATCAAGAAGATACCTGTTAATATTTAATCAGAATACAGAACACAGAACACAGAACACAGACAATTTTCAGTTTGACCCGGACTTTCTCTCGTCACTCGTCACCCGTCACTCGTCACTCTTTTACGACCGGATGACAGAGTGCCCTTATCCGAAACCTTTGGAGACATTTGAGACGGGGGTGAAACCAGAACCTGTCTTTGTCCTGCCTTTAATTGAAAAAGGGCCGGATGTACTGAGGGAAATTAACAGGGAGATGGGGCTTGGTTTTGATGACTGGGACATTGATTATTACTATAACCTGTTCGTCAAAGATATCGGCAGGAACCCAACCAATGTGGAGTGCTTTGACCTGAGCCAGTCCAACAGCGAACATTCCCGGCACTGGTTTTTCAAAGGCAAGATCGTTATAGATGACGTAGAAATGCCGCTTAATCTTATCGAGCTTGTCAAGCATCCTCTCGACCTGAACCGCAGAAACAGCGTGATTGCATTCAGGGACAATTCAAGTTCGATCAGGGGATATGAGATCCAGACGATAACGCCTGAAAATCCTCTTGCCCCTTCGCGCTTTCAAAAGAAACGCGTTGTCTATGACGTTATTTTTACAGCAGAGACCCACAACTTCCCAAGCGGGGTCGCGCCTTTCCCCGGGGCTGAAACAGGAACGGGCGGAAGGCTCCGTGACGTTGAAGCTACCGGCAAAGGCGGACTGGTCATCGCGGGGACTGCGGCATATTGTGTCGGCAATCTTCTGATCCCCGGCTATGAGCTGCCGTGGGAAGACCAATCATTTCCATACCCCGGCAATCTTGCGTTACCGCTTGAGATTGAGATCCAGGCAAGTAACGGGGCCTCTGATTACGGGAACAAATTCGGCGAGCCAGTGATACAGGGATTTACCCGGTCGTTTGGAATGAGACTGCCAAACGGCGAGCGTTATGAATGGCTCAAGCCGATAATGTTTACCGGCGGCATCGGGCAGATGGATGCCCGGCACATTGAAAAAGACAAACCGCAAAAAGGGATGCTGGTGGTAAAGATCGGGGGCCCGGCTTACAGGATCGGCATCGGCGGAGGCGCCGCGTCAAGCATGATACAGGGAGAGAATATCGCGGAGCTTGATTTTAACGCGGTGCAGCGCGGCGATGCTGAGATGGAACAGAAGATGAACAGGGTCATGCGCGCCTGTGTCGAAATGGGGGATGCCAATCCTATTGTCAGCATCCACGATCAGGGCGCGGGAGGAAACTGCAATGTCGTAAAAGAAATTATCTATCCTGCGGGCGCAAAGATCGAGGTGAGAAAAATTCAGTTAGGCGACAACACCCTTTCTGTACTTGAGATATGGGGCGCTGAATATCAGGAACAGAACGCGCTTCTTCTAAAACCTGAGAGTGTCGCGCTGTTCGAGAAAATGTGCGCGAGAGAGAAAGTCCCGTATGCCGTAATCGGTGAAATCACGGGTGACGGATTTATCGTCCTGTATGATGAAAATGACAAAACCACTCCGGTCAATCTCGATCTGGAGAAGATCCTCGGCGACATGCCGCAAAAGACATTTCAGCTTGAACGTTTGCCTATGCAAGCGCAACCTCTTACCTTCCCCTGGGATTCAGCTTCAAAGAATGACTTGGCCCTCGTCACCCGTCAATGCCTTGAGCGCGTGCTTCGTTTGCTTTCAGTCGGTTCAAAGAGGTTCCTAACGAACAAGGTTGACCGCAGCGTTACCGGACTCATTGCGCGTCAGCAGTGCGTCGGGCCTCTTCAGCTTCCATTATCAAATGTCGCTGTAATTGCCCAGAGCCATTTCGGGCTGACCGGGGCCGCGATTTCAATAGGAGAACAGCCGGTAAAAACTCTTCTGGACCCCGCTGCAATGGCGCGCATGAGCGTGGGCGAGGCCTTAACGAATATTGTGTGGGCAAAGATAAGCGCGCTTGAAGATATTAAATGCTCAGGTAACTGGATGTGGGCAGCAAAACTGCCGGGAGAGGGGGCAAAGCTCTATGACGCCGCTGTCGCGCTGAGTGATATTTTAGTGAAGCTCGGGATCGCAATTGACGGCGGAAAAGACAGCCTCTCAATGGCAGCGCAGGTGCAAAAAAAGAGCATAGAGCAAAGAGCAAAGAGCTTAGAAGAAAAAGAACAGACAACTGAGATTGTGAAATCTCCCGGAACGCTCGTCATCTCTGCATACGCAACATGCCCTGATATTACAAAAGTGATCACGCCTGACATTAAACGGCCCGGGCAGAGCAAACTTATATTCATTGATTTGGGAAAAGGCAAAAACCGCCTTGGCGGAAGCGCGCTGGCCCAGGTTTATAATCAGATCGGAAATGAGTCCCCTGACGTAGATGACATAAAATTATTAAGTCTGGCATTTAACGCAATACAAGCTCTTATTGAAAAAGGATTGGTCCTGTCCGGCCACGACAGAAGCGACGGCGGGTTGATCACAACATTGCTTGAAATGGCCTTTGCGGGAAACTGCGGAATTGAAATACAGGGGTTGGGGATTGGGGATCGGGGGTCGGTAAACGGAAGCATAGCGATATTATTTTCGGAAGAACTTGGTCTGGTAATTGAATATCTGCCCGAAAGGGAAAACGAAATAATTTCTATTCTCAAAGACGTTGCCGTTCCACATCAAATCATCGGCAGAACGTTAACTGATAAGAGAATTCAAGTTGGTCTCGTCACCCGTCACCCGTCACCCGTCACTGTTTTAAACGAGGACATGAGAATCCTCCGGGGCATCTGGGAGGAGACGAGTTATCAGCTTGAGCGCCTTCAGGTCAACCCGTCCTGTGCTGATGAAGAAAAGGAAAATATTTATGACCGGAAGGGGCCGCAATATGTATTACAAGAAGGGATTAGGGATTGGGGATTGGGGATTGGTAAAAGCGCAAGTTACCAATCCCCGACCCCTAACCCCCAATCCCCCAGAATTGCAATCGTCCGCGAGGAGGGCAGCAACAGCGACCGGGAGATGACCTCCGCGTTTTATCAGGCGGGATTTGAGCCGTGGGATGTGACGATGACGGATTTTCTTGAGGGAAGAATTTCTCTATCCGGTTTCAGGGGAGTGGCATTTGTCGGCGGCTTCAGTTATGCGGACGTTCTGGATTCCGCAAAAGGCTGGGCAGGGGCGATCCGTTTTAATAAAAAAATATGGGAAGAGTTTCAGAACTTTTATCACAGAAAAGATACGTTCAGCCTCGGCGTGTGCAACGGCTGCCAGCTCATGGCCCTTCTTGGATGGGTCCCGTGGCAGGAGATCGATGGTTCAAAACAGCCGAGATTCATTCACAATGTTTCCGGGCGGTTTGAATCCCGTTTTTCAACTGTTAAAATTCTGCCGAGCCCCGCAATCATGCTGAAAGGAATGGAAGGCTCCTCTCTCGGCATCTGGGTTGCGCATGGCGAAGGAAGGGCTTACTTCCCGGATGAGGCAATTCTTAAGCGAATAGAAAAAGACGATCTCGCGCCTGTGCGGTATGTAGATGATGACAATGAAGTTACCATGAAATATCCGTTTAACCCCAACGGCTCTGCCAATGGAATAGCAAGCCTTTGTTCACCGGATGGAAGACACCTTGCGATCATGCCTCATCCTGAAAGGACTTTTCTGAAAAGGAATTGGCCCTGGATGCCTGAGGACTGGAAGCAGGATTTGAAGGCATCGCCGTGGCTGAGGCTGTTTCAGAATGCCAGAGAATGGTGCGGGTGA
- a CDS encoding amidophosphoribosyltransferase has protein sequence MSLSADKFHDECGVFGVYGHREASNLTYLGLHALQHRGQEGAGICSSDGRQVYIEKSMGLVTDIFSEKRLKRLPGEIAIGHNRYSTAGSSSLKNVQPLMVNFSLGSLAIAHNGNLVNALELRTALESKGAIFQSSSDSEVFVHLIASSKAGGLYERIIDAARTVSGAFSLLIMTENELIAVRDTYGFRPLSIGRYDGAYIVASETCALDLIGAKYVRDVEPGEMVIINENGITSMKPMLATRQASCIFEFIYFSRPDSNIFGNINVDAVRKEFGRQLAREYPVEADVVIPVPDSGVPAALGYAQESGIPFDFGLIRNHYVGRTFIEPQQSIRHFGVKIKLNPVRQLLEGKRVLVVDDSIVRGTTSKKIVKMIREGGGAKEVHLRISSPPTIGPCFYGIDTPSRKELIASTHSVDEIRKYITADTLQYLSIEGLLKVVPDSDRFCTACFDDNYPVLNHQEKIEQMELFTIL, from the coding sequence TTGTCACTTTCCGCTGACAAATTCCACGATGAGTGCGGGGTTTTCGGAGTTTACGGCCACCGCGAAGCCTCAAACCTTACTTACCTTGGTCTTCACGCCCTGCAGCACAGGGGACAGGAGGGTGCGGGCATATGTTCTTCAGACGGAAGACAAGTCTACATTGAAAAATCCATGGGGCTTGTTACGGACATTTTTTCTGAAAAACGCCTGAAGCGCCTCCCGGGCGAAATCGCCATCGGACACAACCGTTATTCAACTGCCGGATCAAGTTCCCTGAAAAACGTACAGCCGCTCATGGTCAACTTTTCTCTTGGCTCTCTTGCAATCGCACATAACGGAAACCTTGTTAATGCCCTTGAGTTAAGGACCGCGCTTGAGTCAAAGGGCGCGATCTTTCAGTCGTCGTCTGACAGCGAGGTGTTTGTGCATCTGATCGCAAGCTCAAAGGCAGGCGGATTGTATGAACGCATTATAGATGCGGCAAGGACAGTATCAGGGGCTTTCAGCCTGCTCATCATGACCGAAAATGAGCTTATTGCGGTAAGGGACACATACGGGTTCAGGCCGTTGAGCATCGGCAGATACGACGGGGCCTATATTGTCGCATCCGAGACATGCGCCCTGGACCTTATAGGGGCGAAATACGTGAGAGACGTTGAGCCCGGTGAAATGGTTATTATCAATGAAAACGGAATAACTTCCATGAAGCCAATGCTCGCCACCAGACAGGCTTCCTGCATTTTTGAGTTTATATATTTTTCAAGACCCGACAGCAATATATTCGGCAATATCAATGTGGACGCTGTGAGAAAAGAATTCGGCCGCCAATTGGCGCGAGAATATCCTGTTGAAGCGGATGTGGTCATCCCGGTGCCTGATTCAGGAGTGCCTGCCGCTCTTGGATACGCGCAGGAAAGCGGGATCCCTTTTGATTTCGGTTTGATAAGAAACCACTATGTCGGCAGGACGTTCATTGAGCCGCAGCAGTCCATACGGCATTTCGGCGTGAAGATAAAACTGAATCCAGTCCGGCAGCTTCTCGAAGGCAAAAGGGTGCTGGTTGTTGATGACTCAATAGTAAGAGGGACCACAAGCAAAAAGATCGTAAAAATGATCAGGGAAGGCGGAGGCGCCAAAGAAGTGCACCTGAGAATAAGTTCGCCGCCGACTATCGGCCCGTGTTTTTACGGCATTGACACGCCTTCAAGAAAAGAGCTTATAGCGTCAACTCACAGTGTTGATGAAATCAGAAAGTATATAACCGCGGACACCCTGCAGTATTTAAGTATTGAGGGATTGTTGAAAGTAGTTCCTGATTCCGATAGATTCTGCACGGCGTGTTTTGATGATAATTATCCGGTGCTGAATCATCAGGAAAAGATAGAGCAGATGGAGCTTTTTACAATTCTCTGA
- a CDS encoding prepilin-type N-terminal cleavage/methylation domain-containing protein — translation MNNKGFTLVELIIVVTIIGILAMIAIPSYIGQQRNATRSEAYQNLEALRLLEEQRFAENAAYTATIGAVGSTMAVRDANIAAIRGILTGFQPGNGTTYSYRIVANQDINGAAQNPCFCAIATGVDGTRVAGDSFAIDCNNNKNF, via the coding sequence ATGAATAACAAGGGTTTCACATTGGTAGAACTAATCATAGTCGTTACAATCATCGGCATTCTTGCAATGATTGCAATTCCAAGCTATATAGGACAACAAAGGAATGCAACAAGAAGTGAGGCGTATCAGAATCTTGAGGCCTTGAGGCTTCTTGAGGAACAGCGCTTTGCGGAAAATGCGGCATATACCGCGACTATCGGGGCCGTCGGTTCTACAATGGCTGTGCGCGATGCAAATATCGCAGCAATTAGGGGAATTCTCACGGGGTTTCAGCCCGGCAACGGAACTACTTACAGTTACAGAATAGTGGCAAATCAGGACATAAACGGAGCTGCTCAAAATCCGTGTTTTTGCGCAATAGCTACAGGGGTAGATGGTACAAGAGTTGCCGGAGACAGTTTTGCGATAGACTGCAATAACAACAAGAACTTCTGA
- a CDS encoding peptide-binding protein, with the protein MKHLHLMFLSIAVVLFITSLQPVLSSEISDQPAYGDALITGSIGEPSVLIPMLAGDSASHDVAGLVFNGLVKYDTDLSIIGDLAESWDISQDGLVITFYLRKGVKWTDGVEFTAEDVMFGYKTIINEKTPTPYKEDYLQVKKAEVLDRYTFRVGYEKPFAPALSSWGNLVVLPKHLLEGKDITKSDLVRNPIGMGPYILKKWTSGQDVTLGSNKNYFEGRPCIDEYVYKIIPDPATMFLELQAGGIDMMGLTPIQYTRQTNTKYFMENFQKFRYPVFSYTYMGFNLKHPWFKDKRVRQAIAYAIDKGELVDVVLFGLGSPATGPYVPNTWAYNPNAKKYDYDLTRAKQLLKEAGWEDTDGDGWLEKDGKKFEFSVLTNMGNRSREQTATIVQYRLKKIGIKMNIRVLEWSTFINEFIDKRRFETVILGWSIGIDPDQYAIWHSSKTREKEFNFVSFNNAEVDALLETGRRTFDVEKRKKAYYRIQEILADEVPYIFLYVPDATPIVSSRFKGIKPATIGISYNLPKWYVPKNLQKHRME; encoded by the coding sequence ATGAAACATTTGCACCTGATGTTTTTATCAATAGCGGTTGTCCTCTTTATAACATCCCTTCAGCCTGTTCTTAGCTCTGAGATATCCGATCAACCTGCTTATGGAGATGCCCTGATAACAGGTTCCATTGGAGAGCCGAGCGTCCTCATTCCTATGCTTGCCGGAGACAGCGCCTCACACGACGTGGCCGGACTGGTTTTCAACGGGCTTGTCAAATACGACACGGACCTCAGCATTATCGGAGACCTTGCCGAATCATGGGACATCTCGCAGGACGGGCTGGTCATTACATTTTATTTAAGAAAGGGTGTGAAATGGACTGACGGTGTTGAATTTACGGCAGAGGACGTGATGTTCGGCTATAAGACAATCATTAATGAAAAGACCCCGACGCCGTACAAGGAAGATTATCTCCAAGTGAAAAAAGCAGAGGTCCTTGACCGCTACACATTCCGAGTGGGCTATGAAAAACCCTTTGCCCCGGCACTTTCTTCATGGGGGAATTTAGTAGTGCTGCCAAAGCATCTGCTTGAAGGCAAAGATATAACGAAAAGCGATCTTGTAAGAAACCCTATCGGCATGGGCCCGTACATTTTAAAAAAATGGACTTCAGGCCAAGACGTGACCCTCGGCTCCAATAAAAATTATTTTGAAGGAAGGCCTTGCATCGATGAATATGTTTATAAAATAATTCCTGACCCTGCCACAATGTTCCTGGAATTGCAGGCAGGCGGTATTGACATGATGGGGCTTACGCCGATTCAATACACGAGGCAGACGAATACAAAATATTTCATGGAGAATTTCCAGAAGTTCCGCTACCCGGTGTTTTCATACACTTACATGGGATTCAATCTGAAGCATCCGTGGTTTAAAGACAAGCGCGTGAGGCAGGCAATAGCGTATGCGATCGATAAAGGTGAGCTTGTAGATGTAGTCCTGTTCGGACTTGGAAGCCCGGCAACAGGCCCGTATGTTCCTAATACATGGGCGTATAATCCGAATGCAAAAAAATACGATTATGACTTGACCAGGGCAAAGCAGCTTCTCAAAGAGGCCGGATGGGAAGACACGGACGGCGACGGTTGGCTTGAGAAGGACGGGAAAAAATTTGAATTCAGCGTGCTTACTAACATGGGCAACCGTTCGAGGGAACAAACAGCAACCATTGTCCAATACAGGCTTAAAAAGATCGGGATAAAGATGAACATTAGGGTGCTGGAATGGAGCACGTTCATAAATGAGTTTATTGACAAGAGACGCTTTGAGACAGTGATTTTAGGCTGGAGCATCGGGATCGACCCTGACCAGTACGCCATCTGGCATTCAAGCAAGACGAGGGAAAAGGAATTTAATTTCGTCAGTTTCAATAACGCGGAAGTGGATGCGCTTCTTGAAACAGGCAGACGGACCTTTGATGTTGAAAAAAGGAAGAAGGCATACTACAGAATTCAGGAGATACTTGCCGATGAAGTGCCGTATATTTTTCTATACGTGCCTGACGCAACACCTATTGTAAGTTCAAGGTTCAAAGGCATAAAACCGGCGACGATCGGAATAAGTTATAATCTCCCCAAATGGTACGTGCCAAAGAATTTGCAGAAACACAGGATGGAATAA